Within Thunnus thynnus chromosome 15, fThuThy2.1, whole genome shotgun sequence, the genomic segment tccagcagctacaacagtaacatgctgctctaacactgatgcttcagtttgtttgtttttttagactCTCCTAAATGggaagatgttttattttgatatgaGTGGGCGGATTCGGGTCTGTCATCAactttaatttttgaaatattaccCGGAAGTAGTCGTGTGTATTGATCAGGCGTTGCAGTGGGAACAGAGTTTGGTTTACACACCATctaataacagcagaaaagcgCCAGTATTAGTATTTTCTGAGctgtgtgtaaaatgtgcagCCTTCAGGGTCTGAAGGTTTTCGTCCAGCAGCGGCTAACTGCGGCTGTGGAGGAGATATTTGgacattttgagaaaacaaTAACCGAGTATGAAGAGGAGATCCACCGCCGACACCGCAGGCTGCTGGACGAGGTTTTAAAACCCGATAAAAAGCTGCGAAAAGCAGGTTTGTTGTCTTTATGTTGCTGGAAACGTGTTAATACTCTGTTAATGTGGCCGGGAGTCAGTGCTAAGCTAATGCTAGCAGCTAAACCCTCCGTACAGGCTGTTAGCCGCAGTTAGCTCATGTTAAAGGCCGAAAGATACGAACCAACAACTAACAACTGTCGTTATTAAGAGTTTTAAATTAAGCAAACCATAAACAGTTTACTCTGATATTATTAGCTCTGTACAGCCCCTCTAAACTGAAGACTGAAGAGCTGAATgacagctgcaacgattagtcaaagatattgatatttaaaattGTACCGGACTTTTCAtccatagtgaaactcaaagtgctacagtattaataacatagaacacacaacaaagACTTCAAGagttaagattaaaaaaaaggtttttaggcctttaAACAAGTCTGGTGCAGCCGAACAGAAGGCTCGGTCCCCCATGATGCGGAGCTTTAGTACTGGGGGGGCCGTGGTGCGGAGCCCTGCGGGCccggaggagcaagctgctggcagatctgagcgTGCGGATGGAGGTTtgtgatggatttgtatgtgagtagcaggactttgtagtccATCCTGAAGaggacagggagccagtgcaatgataACAGTATTGACGTGTTttcactctcatcaggatcccGGCAGCTCTGTTGTGAATGGACTGGAGCTCCTGGATGCTCCTACCAGGGATCCCTGTGAGGAGCACAGTGGTCCAGTCTGGAAGAGATAAAGAAATGGACAAGTTTCTCTGGATCTGACAGGGTTAGACAGGGCTGGAGTTTACAGATGAttttgagatggtagaaagcGATTTGGCATAGATTTCTTTTATGGTTATCAAAAGTCTgctgagggtcaaacctaacacccagattagtgactgaggaggaaatgGGGATGTCCTGGCCTTCAGAGGTGAGAGGAGGTATGGGGGATgactgaatattattattagcagtagtagtagtatcaatatttatgtacttactgtcatagaggactaaagaaaccagaaaacatttaaaaggcTGGAGacagagaattttgacatttaattttctgattccagcttcttttacccattttggcattttaatgtgGACAGAGATATTTGCAGAAATGAGCTGAATCTCCATGTcgttttttgcttaaaaatactgttttaaaatTGAGCTGGCTTAATGTAAACATAGTCTTATTTCAATTACTTAAATACTCATTAATCAGAGCCCTTAACTGAATGTCCATTTATTTAACCGTTAACCAAGATTTCAACTAACAATTATgttcgattaatctgttgattatattcacgattaattgtttagttgtttgGGCCATAAAATGGCAGATAATGATGAAAAGTCTAAGGTGACGTCAACTGTCTTGTTTTGATTACTGTCATagacgactaaagaaaccagaaaatattcacatttaagaaaatgGAGTCAGAGAGTTTTGATTACTCAAAGCAATTAACCAATTATCAAAAAATGCACCAATTAACTTAGTAGTTGAAGATCAATGGATTAATCAACcaattattgcagctctacactttttctttaaaaaaagactacttttggaaaatatccacttgatttgatttaCTCTAGTTTTGTCACCCACTCATGAAAATATCACCCCATAACACTACCAGTGTTTGAAAACTCCACATGGTAccttaaacataaaatatggtTATCAAGCTTCATTGAACAGTTCATGTGTTTACATTAatagctgtctgtctgtttcagcTTTACCTTTAGATGTGCGAAAAGTGATTGTTGGTGAAGAAGAGCAGCGGGAGAGGAGCTCCAGTCTGGACCAGGAGGACCCAGAGCCCCCacacattaaagaggaacaggaggaactctGGACCAGTCAAGAGGGAGAGCAGCTTCAAGGGCTGGGGGAGGCTGATATCACCAAGTTCACCTTCACTCCTGTCCCCGTGACAATTggagatgatgaagagaaacctCAGTCCTCAAAGCTTCATcaaagaaaaactgaactgattGAAACAGAAGCTGATGGACAAGACTGTGGAGGATCAGAACCAGCCAGGAACTCACATCCAGATAGACTTTTACAACCAGATACTGATGACAAGACCTCAGACTGCTCTGAAGCGGACACTGATGACAGTGACGAATGGAAGGAGACCAGTGAACCTCAGTCCTCACAGCTTCATCAAAGTCAAActgaacagatgaaaacagaagcTGATGGAGAGGACGGTGGAGGATCAGATCCAGCCGGGAACTCACATCCAGATAGACATTTACAACCTGATACTGATGACAAGATTTCAAACTCTTCTGCGACTGATACTGACGACAGTGATGAATGGAAGGAGACCAGTGAACCTCAGTCAGATTTAAAGTCTCAAATGAGTTGTAATACTAGCAAGAAATCATTCAGCTGCTCCGAGTGTGATAAAAAATTTAGCCAAAAGGGACACCTGATCATACACCAGAGAATTCACACAGGGGAGAAACCTTTCAGTTGCTCAGTTTGTGGTAAAAGATTTGTATGTGAGGGGTCTCTTAGGAGGCATATGAGAATTCACACAGGGGAGAACCCCTTTAGTTGCTCAGTTTGTGGTAAAAGATTAGTATGCAAGGGGTCTCTTAGAAGACATATGAcaattcacacaggagagaaaccctTTAGTTGCTCAGTTTGTGGTAAATCTTTTACACAGTCAGGTCTGGAGTACCACCTGAAAactcacacaggagagaaaccctTTAGTTGCTCAGTTTGTGGTAAAAGATTTGTATGCAAGGGGTCTCTTAGGCGACATAAGAGaattcacacaggagaaaaaccaTTTAGTTGCTCAGTTTGTGGTAAAAGATTCAACCGGAAGGTAACTCTGCAGCTACACATGAGAATTCACACAGGGGAGAAGACATTTAGCTGCTCTGTATGTGGTAAACAATTTGGTTTCAAAAGATATCTCCAGGGACACATGAGAAtccacacaggagagaagccATTTAGCTGCTCCTTTTGTTGTTTTAGATTTAACAAAAAGGGAAATCTGCAGAGACACATGAGAATCCATTCAAGAGAAACCCTTTAGCTGCTCAGTTTGTGCTACAAATATTTATACAAAAGGTACATCTGTCAAGCTACCTGGCTGTCCACAAAGGGGGGGAAACAGTTTTATTGCAGTATTTTCTACCAAAGATTCAGCCAGTCTACACAGTTCAAAAGACACAAGTGTGTTGATGAGTCCTCAGTATGCCAGTCCTCAACTGAAACGGATGGAAACAAGCTGATGGAGAGGACTGTGGAGGATCACAACCAGCTGGGAACTCACATCCAGATAGACATTTACAACCAGTTAGTGCTGACAAGGTTTCAGACTCTCCTGAACCTTAGACAATGATTATTATTGGAAGGAGACCAGTGAACCTCAGTCAGGTTTAGACATCATATGTTTTCCTTTTAAGTGATATGGGATGtgaccaagcagcaacctccgaggctgtaaaatgaagccaaaaactgcagttccttgaatggccacttgaggctccaaaagcgagtcaatccccatagacccccatgtttacagcctggtacaaaaaacggttttggtctctgtagctaatttcctctttcatgacaactgtacggggggtgaatttatttataactcactcgtttaaattttattaagctgtaaagttatgcataatgaaggacatggctgctttgagtgacaggtccgccagccgctaggtggcttgtttcagccatttggcccgcctctttgcccatttttgattggctgggagttaggcaaagtcacgcactgccaagatggcgacggccatagcggctcactttgagcttcaaaaccgctcttcagaaaccaacgagtgacgtcacggtaacgacgtccatatttttatacaatcTATGGTTGTAATACTGGCttaaaaactttcttttttctcatgtgTTATTGAACTCATCCAGGAGGGAAATTTTTCAGTCGCTTGTGTTTATTTCACACAAGAGGAAATGTCTACAAACGTGTTACTGTTTATGGCAAAGGTTTTTCCTggtggtgtcttttttttttaatcgacTGAGTTTCACTATAAATagtactgtgtgtttgtggtatTAACAGCAGTAAGTGCTCAAgaagattttaaaattgaaatgacTATCAACACAAATTGGTCAACAGTAATGTTAAAAGACACACAAGCCAAACTGACTGCTTTTGGTGATTGTGCTTGAAGGGTGAACTGGCCAAAAAAGTTGAGTAATTAAGGAAAGTCTAAATACATATGAGAACCAGGAAGAAATGAGATTTAACTGAAAGCTTTAATAAGACGACGGAGCTCCATCTTCTCAATGTAgtcatgaaattaaaaaaggtgttttataatttgttcagaattttaatgttaaatatatgaatgaattcATCCATATATTAAGGGttttcaaaaaatattcatgtcaggagttgatagtgacagtgatgATTACAGTTGTGTGTAATATAGatgctgttttttaaagtttggaAACAGTTTTATACTGTTTGCTTTTCCTTCTATgatctttcatgttttttttgtcatgaacTATGATcttgaaataaaattaactgAATAAAGTGAATAGTATTGTGTATCATTAACAGTGAGACAAGGAGCTCTGTGGAAACTTTTACGATACGTCAGGAAATAAAGTGTGAGTGAGCCTTAATGATCTAATTGTTAATATTCCAGCTGCGTTGGTCTGattattacaaattacattATTACTGATTTGCCATAATTAGGGATATTCActtttatgttaatttattaattataaataatataagtTGGAACCAGCTTGTCACACAAAAATAGGTCCATGTGACAGAAAACTGGCTGGTATGAAAACAAGTCTTTGTATGAAAAGGGCTTCGTTGGATCACAAAAACTTTCTGATCTTAAAGAAGAAGAACTGATCTAAATAGTGTTTCTGTGGTTGCTAATAGATGTCAATATGTTTATAAGACTGTTGTAGAAGAGGgtctctcattttcttccaGCTCTGGTGGTTCTTCACATTGTAATTTATATTGTAAAACAGGTCAGATATTTGATAGAAAGCAGACACACGCTGGTCACAAGTCTGTCTTCTTCAGTATTATTCCAATTTTTACTACAAGTCACAACAGTAATTAGACAGACAGACTTGTCAGTGCAGCGGTGGCTGATTTATTAAACCTTCCACAGCAAGTGTGACCTCTAGTGACTCTTACATGTAATGTGGTATTCTTGACAGCAGGTGTCAGTAAAAGGCCATAAATCACAACACATGGCAACAAGCAGCAGATGTCATCTTACACCATGTAACACATTCCCACTTCACACGTATGTGATGGAACAATCAACATGtatacaaaaataagaccccaTTTTTAAGGACCAAggtattgtgtttatttctgaaCCTTTAAATGAAACGGGGGGATCTCGCTACCTATGAAGAGTTCATCCAACAGAGAGGATTAGACCGTTCTCAGAGTACTTGGAAGTATATCCACTAAATTGATGTCTCTCATTAAAGTGCCGTTATTATATGAAGCTTTCTCAGGCTGATTCCTAAACTGTGACTTTGTGGAAAGGATCTTGAGGAATGTCCTTGTAATAATTCTCATATCAGAAATGTTCTTACTTATATTCAAAGTCAGTATCCAAACTCCTTTCATCATTGAAAAGTAATGTTTCctcacattatttatttatttatcttttaaatggTATTTTCTTAATACTTTATATTTTCTTCATATTTCTATAGACCAATCAGTATTCAGTCGATGTAATGTCTTGAATCTACACACATCGATACAGCAGGTGGCGGTTTGCCGCTTTGAAGCTGGTTTGCGATCcgccaataaacacaaagaagaagaataagagCCGgaagttattttctttatcaaaaTGGTTGCGTGTTAGCAGAGTCCTGCTCTATTTCTTCTTCAGAAAGTGTCTGAATGAACCATCATGTCTGGATAAACCTGTCTGTGCTGTTCACGATGTTTCACCTCTGATTTATCTCCCGGTAGTCCACAAGGACATTGAAGTTAGCTTAGCATGTTAG encodes:
- the LOC137198916 gene encoding zinc finger protein 260-like, with amino-acid sequence MCSLQGLKVFVQQRLTAAVEEIFGHFEKTITEYEEEIHRRHRRLLDEVLKPDKKLRKAALPLDVRKVIVGEEEQRERSSSLDQEDPEPPHIKEEQEELWTSQEGEQLQGLGEADITKFTFTPVPVTIGDDEEKPQSSKLHQRKTELIETEADGQDCGGSEPARNSHPDRLLQPDTDDKTSDCSEADTDDSDEWKETSEPQSSQLHQSQTEQMKTEADGEDGGGSDPAGNSHPDRHLQPDTDDKISNSSATDTDDSDEWKETSEPQSDLKSQMSCNTSKKSFSCSECDKKFSQKGHLIIHQRIHTGEKPFSCSVCGKRFVCEGSLRRHMRIHTGENPFSCSVCGKRLVCKGSLRRHMTIHTGEKPFSCSVCGKSFTQSGLEYHLKTHTGEKPFSCSVCGKRFVCKGSLRRHKRIHTGEKPFSCSVCGKRFNRKVTLQLHMRIHTGEKTFSCSVCGKQFGFKRYLQGHMRIHTGEKPFSCSFCCFRFNKKGNLQRHMRIHSRETL